The following proteins are co-located in the Polymorphospora rubra genome:
- a CDS encoding ABC transporter ATP-binding protein codes for MRDLFATARRLLSICWHQNRRKTIVAVTLMIAGAVAAPLTALGLRWLIDAALEGRTTGAVLAGVTVAVLAVAALTLGHFAHIAHFELSELNVVHVDREIIRLANGSPGLAHHERADYADRLTVLRREMQQLRSSLEALLALAGLAVAMLLTAVLLAMVNPFLLLLPLAAVPPLITGRFAERMVDRAKIETAQADRVAQRLFQITTDAGPAKELRVFRLQREVLARHRALWDGVTRRLWRSHQAATLVRTVGQLCFAAGYVVCILLVVRDAAAGRRTVGEVVLSIALAAQVNQQVAAAVAQLQQFQQITNAFVRLDEVRALIDAAEPGTAPDAEPPGRLRQGIRLRGVEFGYPGAAAPVLRDVDVTLPAGTSVAIVGENGAGKSTLVKLLCGFYQPVQGEILVDGVELRRIPLDRWRSRIAAGFQDFVRFELLAREAVGVGDLPRITSGPAVSAALERAQATEVVDRLEHGLETPLGKTLPQGTELSGGQWQKLALGRALMREEPLLLVLDEPTSALDAAAEHALFERYAAQSRELADKTGAITVFVSHRFSTVRMADLIIVVADGRIVESGDHTTLVRAGGLYAELYELQAEAYR; via the coding sequence ATGCGCGACCTGTTCGCCACCGCCCGGCGGCTGCTGTCGATCTGCTGGCACCAGAACCGGCGCAAGACGATCGTCGCCGTGACGCTGATGATCGCCGGTGCGGTGGCCGCGCCGCTGACCGCGCTCGGTCTGCGCTGGTTGATCGACGCCGCCCTCGAGGGGCGGACGACGGGCGCGGTGCTCGCCGGGGTGACCGTCGCGGTGCTCGCCGTGGCCGCGCTGACCCTGGGCCACTTCGCCCACATCGCACACTTCGAACTGTCCGAACTGAACGTGGTCCACGTGGACCGGGAGATCATCAGGCTGGCCAACGGATCGCCCGGGCTGGCCCACCACGAGCGCGCCGACTACGCCGACAGGCTGACCGTGCTCCGCCGGGAGATGCAGCAGCTGCGCAGCAGCCTGGAGGCGCTGCTCGCGCTCGCCGGGCTGGCCGTGGCGATGCTGCTCACCGCGGTGCTGCTGGCGATGGTCAACCCGTTCCTGCTGCTGCTCCCGCTGGCCGCGGTCCCACCGTTGATCACCGGCCGGTTCGCCGAGCGGATGGTCGACCGGGCCAAGATCGAAACGGCGCAGGCAGACCGGGTGGCCCAGCGACTGTTCCAGATCACCACCGACGCCGGGCCGGCCAAGGAGCTGCGGGTCTTCCGGCTCCAGCGGGAGGTGCTGGCCCGCCACCGGGCACTGTGGGACGGCGTCACCCGCCGGCTGTGGCGCTCGCACCAGGCCGCGACCCTGGTGCGTACCGTCGGGCAGCTCTGCTTCGCCGCCGGATACGTGGTCTGCATCCTGCTCGTGGTCCGTGACGCCGCCGCCGGGCGGCGTACGGTCGGTGAGGTGGTGCTGTCGATCGCGCTGGCCGCACAGGTCAACCAGCAGGTGGCCGCGGCGGTGGCGCAGTTGCAGCAGTTCCAGCAGATCACCAACGCCTTCGTACGGCTGGACGAGGTGCGCGCACTGATCGACGCCGCCGAACCCGGGACCGCCCCCGACGCCGAGCCGCCCGGCCGGCTGCGGCAGGGCATCCGGCTGCGCGGGGTCGAGTTCGGCTACCCCGGCGCCGCCGCCCCGGTCCTGCGCGACGTCGACGTGACCCTGCCGGCCGGGACCTCGGTGGCCATCGTCGGCGAGAACGGGGCGGGCAAGAGCACCCTGGTCAAGCTGCTCTGCGGCTTCTACCAGCCGGTCCAGGGCGAGATCCTCGTCGACGGCGTCGAGCTGCGCCGGATCCCGCTCGACCGGTGGCGGTCCCGGATCGCGGCCGGCTTCCAGGACTTCGTCCGCTTCGAACTCCTGGCCCGCGAGGCCGTCGGGGTCGGCGACCTGCCCCGGATCACCTCCGGGCCGGCGGTGTCGGCCGCCCTCGAGCGGGCGCAGGCCACCGAGGTGGTGGACCGGCTCGAACACGGGCTGGAGACCCCGCTGGGCAAGACCCTCCCCCAGGGCACCGAACTCTCCGGCGGGCAGTGGCAGAAGCTCGCGCTCGGCCGGGCGCTGATGCGCGAGGAGCCGCTGCTGCTCGTCCTCGACGAGCCGACGTCGGCGCTGGACGCCGCCGCCGAACACGCGCTGTTCGAACGGTACGCCGCGCAGTCCCGCGAACTGGCGGACAAAACCGGGGCCATCACGGTCTTCGTCTCGCACCGGTTCTCCACCGTCCGGATGGCCGACCTGATCATCGTGGTCGCCGACGGGCGGATCGTCGAGTCCGGCGACCACACGACCCTGGTCCGGGCCGGCGGCCTCTACGCGGAACTGTACGAGCTGCAGGCCGAGGCCTACCGGTAG
- a CDS encoding condensation domain-containing protein: MPIRHLTFDAGESVTAPLTWGQYAIWKPLQWFGDATASFNLSRSFALARPVTGERFLDGVRTLVERHSSLRTHFVDGEQRIAGTGEMAVAFHPLPAGADAAAHAADIAGTLTADSFDLTTAWPVRFAAVLSPAEQVVAVVLVASHVAVDNWAVESLAEDLRVLLGAEPAPATEPDSAWSPLEQLGFERSEAGRQLAAGALRHWGDRLQAAPATMFDFAPVPADGPPIHRYRMVSPAVAVATPILAARSHTSISTVLLTVTALWLAAYSGHDAAVLQLITGNRFDARLRALRAPTAQDGLFVLPRQDVALSAAFRQAFPAAVRGYRNGQYHLDDLVARQAEVGLARGLHFDLSAYFNDARRDRDWAPPATVPDPAELAGLRAASTFSRFESLPRHDMKFMLSFNRPEPDRCGLVLLADGRYLPPPVGERFLRGLELVVCAAVHEELSVADVARLCGVAPVVRGPDWVRTRAGWTRPEAVRRLVAGLLPGAAVTAAWRPAAGPEQVVDLAVYVAVDGAASPEPLPDLHRRVVAALPGEPGVVAPDRYILCRGPVDPDADLARWEALPVIDHGTGRPVPVSR; this comes from the coding sequence ATGCCGATCCGCCACCTGACGTTCGACGCCGGTGAGTCCGTCACCGCCCCGCTGACCTGGGGCCAGTACGCCATCTGGAAGCCGTTGCAGTGGTTCGGCGACGCCACCGCGTCGTTCAACCTCAGCCGGTCGTTCGCGCTGGCCCGGCCGGTGACCGGCGAGCGGTTCCTCGACGGCGTACGCACCCTCGTCGAACGGCACTCGTCGCTGCGTACGCACTTCGTCGACGGCGAACAGCGGATCGCCGGCACCGGTGAGATGGCGGTCGCCTTCCACCCGCTGCCGGCCGGCGCCGACGCCGCCGCCCACGCCGCCGACATCGCCGGGACGCTCACCGCCGACAGCTTCGACCTGACCACGGCGTGGCCGGTCCGGTTCGCCGCCGTGCTGTCCCCGGCGGAGCAGGTGGTGGCGGTGGTGCTGGTCGCCTCGCACGTGGCGGTCGACAACTGGGCGGTGGAGAGCCTGGCCGAGGACCTGCGGGTGCTGCTCGGCGCCGAACCCGCGCCGGCCACCGAGCCCGACTCCGCCTGGTCGCCGCTGGAGCAGCTCGGGTTCGAGCGGTCGGAGGCCGGCCGGCAGTTGGCCGCGGGCGCGCTCCGGCACTGGGGGGACCGGTTGCAGGCCGCGCCCGCGACCATGTTCGACTTCGCGCCGGTGCCGGCCGACGGGCCGCCGATCCACCGCTACCGCATGGTGTCCCCGGCGGTCGCGGTCGCGACCCCGATCCTCGCCGCCCGCTCGCACACCTCCATCTCGACGGTGCTGCTGACGGTCACCGCGCTGTGGCTGGCCGCCTACTCCGGCCACGACGCCGCCGTGCTCCAGTTGATCACCGGTAACCGCTTCGACGCCCGGCTGCGCGCCCTGCGGGCACCCACCGCGCAGGACGGCCTGTTCGTGCTGCCACGACAGGACGTCGCGCTGTCGGCGGCCTTCCGCCAGGCATTCCCGGCGGCCGTACGTGGCTACCGCAACGGCCAGTACCACCTCGACGACCTGGTCGCGCGGCAGGCGGAGGTGGGGCTCGCCCGTGGCCTGCACTTCGACCTGTCGGCGTACTTCAACGACGCGCGCCGCGACCGCGACTGGGCGCCGCCGGCCACGGTTCCGGACCCGGCCGAGCTGGCCGGGCTGCGGGCCGCGAGCACCTTCAGCCGGTTCGAGTCGCTGCCCCGGCACGACATGAAGTTCATGCTGAGCTTCAACCGGCCCGAGCCGGACCGGTGCGGGCTGGTCCTGCTGGCCGACGGGCGCTACCTGCCCCCACCGGTCGGGGAGCGGTTCCTGCGTGGCCTGGAGCTGGTCGTCTGCGCCGCCGTACACGAGGAGTTGTCGGTCGCCGACGTGGCCAGGCTGTGCGGGGTCGCGCCGGTCGTACGGGGCCCGGACTGGGTCCGTACCCGGGCCGGCTGGACCCGGCCGGAGGCGGTCCGGCGGCTGGTCGCCGGCCTGCTGCCCGGCGCCGCGGTGACGGCCGCGTGGCGACCGGCGGCCGGGCCGGAGCAGGTCGTCGACCTGGCGGTCTACGTCGCCGTCGACGGGGCGGCGAGCCCCGAACCGCTGCCGGACCTGCACCGCCGGGTGGTCGCGGCGTTGCCGGGCGAGCCCGGTGTCGTCGCGCCCGACCGCTACATCCTGTGTCGGGGACCGGTGGACCCGGACGCGGACCTGGCGCGGTGGGAGGCGCTGCCGGTCATCGACCACGGCACCGGGCGCCCGGTGCCGGTGTCCCGATGA
- a CDS encoding ABC transporter ATP-binding protein, producing the protein MPNDAPAHPRRRDRIRAAVAHAGAVARPRWEIAKLIPTAGWPLAAALTLFNIVFGLLPVAFVVATSVLLGQVPAAVTGGADSPAWADMMLAFWVAAAAFVGQQVLAPLQTALGELVARRVDGRVTRMLMAASLRSPTVAPLEDPRLLNELGDAGRELEHGFTSPGKACAGLLALVARYVQLTGYVVLIGLFFSWPMGVAVAAVVMFLRHGQRGGLRRYSQVGRIIAADRRRSDYLRDIGAGAPGGKEIRVFGLVDWLADRYRDAYMKWIVLVWAARRRVFLKPHLWMTGAALLVTATLLGAVGAEAAGTLPLTNLVLTLQAVLAALRLGEQYPESDVPTQFGMNAYDAVRTFDASVRAMTPATGTDAGTGVDRPATAIHFDDVGFGYQGENRTVFDGLDLTIPVGRSTAIVGVNGAGKTTLVKLLTRLQEPTKGSVRVDGVDVRELPVDDWRRHIAVIFQDYLRHDLSAAENIGFGAVEHLADRDGIRAAAGAAGILDTLDGLPRGLDSPLARHLEAGVDLSGGQWQRVAIARALFALRHGASILVLDEPTANLDVRAEAQFYDEFVRLTEGMTTILVSHRFSTVRHADNIVVLEQGRVAEQGSHDELVRLGGRYAELFRLQASRFTDDVEAS; encoded by the coding sequence TTGCCCAACGACGCCCCAGCCCACCCCCGGCGGCGTGATCGGATCAGGGCGGCGGTCGCCCATGCCGGCGCGGTCGCCCGGCCCCGGTGGGAGATCGCGAAGCTGATCCCCACCGCCGGTTGGCCGCTCGCCGCCGCGCTCACCCTGTTCAACATCGTCTTCGGGCTGCTCCCGGTGGCGTTCGTCGTCGCGACGAGCGTGCTGCTCGGCCAGGTGCCCGCCGCGGTGACCGGCGGCGCCGACTCGCCGGCCTGGGCCGACATGATGCTCGCCTTCTGGGTCGCCGCCGCGGCCTTCGTCGGCCAGCAGGTGCTCGCCCCGCTGCAGACCGCCCTCGGCGAACTCGTCGCCCGACGGGTCGACGGCAGGGTGACCCGGATGCTGATGGCGGCCTCCCTGCGCAGCCCGACCGTCGCACCGTTGGAGGACCCCCGGCTGCTCAACGAACTCGGCGACGCCGGTCGCGAACTCGAACACGGCTTCACCAGCCCCGGCAAGGCGTGCGCCGGGCTGCTCGCGCTCGTCGCCCGGTACGTGCAGCTCACCGGCTACGTCGTACTGATCGGGTTGTTCTTCTCCTGGCCGATGGGCGTCGCGGTCGCCGCCGTGGTCATGTTCCTGCGCCACGGCCAGCGGGGCGGGCTGCGCAGGTACTCCCAGGTGGGCCGGATCATCGCGGCCGACCGCCGCCGCAGCGACTACCTGCGCGACATCGGCGCCGGCGCGCCGGGCGGCAAGGAGATCCGGGTCTTCGGGCTGGTCGACTGGCTGGCCGACCGCTACCGCGACGCGTACATGAAGTGGATCGTCCTGGTCTGGGCCGCCCGCCGGCGGGTCTTCCTCAAGCCGCACCTGTGGATGACCGGCGCGGCCCTGCTGGTCACCGCGACGCTGCTCGGGGCGGTCGGCGCGGAGGCGGCCGGAACGCTGCCGCTGACCAACCTGGTGCTGACCCTGCAGGCGGTCCTGGCCGCGCTGCGTCTCGGCGAGCAGTACCCGGAGTCCGACGTGCCGACCCAGTTCGGGATGAACGCCTACGACGCCGTACGGACCTTCGACGCCAGCGTCCGGGCGATGACCCCGGCGACCGGGACGGACGCCGGCACCGGGGTCGACAGGCCGGCCACCGCGATCCACTTCGACGACGTGGGATTCGGCTACCAGGGCGAGAACCGGACCGTCTTCGACGGGCTCGACCTGACCATCCCGGTCGGCCGGTCGACCGCCATCGTCGGCGTCAACGGCGCCGGCAAGACCACGCTCGTCAAGCTGCTCACCCGGTTGCAGGAGCCGACGAAGGGCAGCGTACGGGTCGACGGGGTGGACGTACGCGAGCTGCCGGTCGACGACTGGCGGCGGCACATCGCCGTCATCTTCCAGGACTACCTGCGACACGACCTGTCCGCGGCGGAGAACATCGGCTTCGGTGCGGTGGAGCACCTGGCGGACCGGGACGGGATCCGGGCGGCGGCCGGCGCGGCCGGCATCCTCGACACCCTCGACGGCCTGCCCCGCGGCCTGGACAGCCCGCTGGCCCGGCACCTCGAGGCAGGCGTCGACCTGTCCGGCGGCCAGTGGCAGCGGGTGGCGATCGCCCGGGCGCTGTTCGCGCTGCGCCACGGCGCGTCGATCCTCGTCCTCGACGAACCCACCGCCAACCTCGACGTACGGGCCGAGGCCCAGTTCTACGACGAGTTCGTCCGGCTGACCGAGGGAATGACGACGATCCTCGTGTCGCACCGGTTCTCCACCGTCCGGCACGCCGACAACATCGTCGTCCTGGAGCAGGGGCGGGTGGCCGAGCAGGGCTCGCACGACGAACTCGTCCGCCTCGGCGGCCGGTACGCCGAACTGTTCCGGCTCCAGGCGAGCCGGTTCACCGACGACGTGGAGGCGTCCTGA
- a CDS encoding DinB family protein, with protein sequence MGDFEILFEHHIWATRALIEHCQTLTPEQLALSTPGTYGAIVPTITHIIAEDQRLLRRLTGEAAEVPVVEEESFTLAELHAVWAGQSERWRDVLRRREEMEVTLPPRGPWPEVTGARPLVLLEALQHGNDHRTHVCSVLGAYGLTVPFLCGWMFWRSTGRVTAAEPATA encoded by the coding sequence GTGGGAGACTTCGAGATCCTCTTCGAGCATCACATCTGGGCCACCCGGGCGCTCATCGAGCATTGCCAGACGTTGACGCCCGAACAGCTCGCTCTCTCGACGCCGGGCACGTACGGCGCCATCGTCCCGACGATCACCCACATCATCGCCGAGGACCAGCGGCTCCTGCGGCGGCTCACCGGCGAGGCGGCCGAGGTGCCGGTGGTCGAGGAGGAGTCCTTCACGCTCGCCGAGTTGCACGCGGTGTGGGCCGGGCAGAGTGAGCGGTGGCGCGACGTGCTGCGACGCCGGGAGGAGATGGAGGTCACGCTGCCGCCGCGCGGCCCGTGGCCCGAGGTGACCGGGGCGCGGCCGCTGGTGCTTCTGGAGGCCCTCCAGCACGGCAACGACCACCGGACGCACGTCTGCTCGGTCCTCGGCGCGTACGGCCTGACCGTGCCGTTCCTGTGTGGCTGGATGTTCTGGCGGTCGACCGGTCGGGTGACCGCGGCCGAACCGGCGACGGCGTAG